Below is a genomic region from Paraburkholderia phenazinium.
TTTTCGCCCCAAGCGAACACAACACGCACGCTACGAATTGAATCCTGGAGAACCACCATGCCCCCGCACAACACTGACGATGTCCGAATTCGAGAATTGAAAGAACTCACACCGCCCGCCCATCTGATCCGCGAATTCGCCTGCGAAGAGTCGGTGTCCGAGCTGATCTACCATTCGCGCCAGTCGATGCACCGCATCCTGCACGGCATGGAAGACCGCCTGATCGTCATCATCGGACCGTGCTCGATCCACGACACCAAGGCCGCGCTCGAATACGCGGGACGTCTGGTCGAACAGCGCAAGCGCTTCGCGGGCGAGCTCGAGATCGTGATGCGCGTGTACTTCGAAAAGCCGCGCACAACGGTGGGCTGGAAGGGTCTCATCAACGACCCGCATATGGACAACAGCTTCAAGATCAACGACGGCCTGCGCACCGCGCGCGAACTGCTGCTGCGCATCAACGAACTCGGCCTGCCGGCCGGCACCGAATACCTCGACATGATCAGCCCGCAATACATCGCCGATCTGATCTCGTGGGGTGCAATCGGCGCGCGCACGACCGAGTCGCAGGTGCATCGCGAACTGGCCTCCGGCCTGTCGTGCCCGGTGGGCTTCAAGAACGGCACCGACGGCAACGTGAAGATCGCCGTCGACGCCATCAAGGCCGCGTCGCAGCCGCATCATTTCCTGTCGGTGACGAAGGGCGGTCACTCCGCGATCGTCTCGACGGCCGGCAATGAGGACTGCCACATCATTCTGCGTGGCGGCAAGACGCCGAATTACGATGCCGACAGCGTGAACGGCGCCTGCGCCGATATCGGCAAGGCTGGCCTCGCGGCGCGTCTGATGATCGACGCAAGCCACGCCAATAGCTCGAAGAAGCACGAGAACCAGATTCCGGTGTGTGCGGACATTGGCCGCCAGATCGCCGGCGGCGACGAGCGCATCATCGGCGTGATGGTGGAATCGCATCTGGTGGCTGGCCGCCAGGACCTGAAAGAAGGCTGCGAACTAACCTACGGCCAGAGCGTGACCGACGCCTGCATCGGTTGGGACGAAAGTCTCGGCGTGCTGGAAGGCCTGGCCGAAGCGGTCAAGCAGCGCCGCGTCGCTCGCGGCAGCGGGAATTAAGGGGAGATCGACCGCATGCTCGCCTGCGCGCATTAGCACGGTCGCAAGCGCGATCGTCCACCTGCCAAAACGGCCCACCGGCGTACGTCGGTGGGCCGTTTGCCTTTGCACTGGCCATCCGGCTGAATGTTCGTTTATGTCACGTCCTTGTACTGTCACTACCCATGGTGGAAGCAGATGCATCTTGCTGCTTCTGGGGGATTGGTATACAATTTTATACATTAAGGACGTGCATGCAGTGGGACAAAGAAATTTCCTGGATGGGTTCCAGCTTTGACGATTTATTGGCCTTTCCGGACGAGGCACGCCGGAAGGCCGGTTTCCAACTCAGTAAAGTTCAGGCCGGCCTCGACCCTGACGACTGGAAACCGTTTGCTATCGTCGGCTCCGGTACGCGTGAAATCCGTATCAGTGAAGCGAACGGTATTTACCGTGTGATGTACGTGACGAAGTTCGTGGAAGCCATTTATGTGCTGCACTGCTTCCAGAAACAGAGCGAGGTCACGAGCCGGCACGACCGGGGTATTGCTGAGGCGCGCTATCGCGCAGTGATCAACGAGACAAGGACATATCAATGACCATCGACACCAAAATCCGTCATGTGACGAAACCGGGTGCGAACCTGTTCCTCGAGCTGGGTTTCCCCGCTGAGGAAGCCGCACAGCTGCACGCCGTATCGCAAAAGGAAATCAACGACACGCGGCTCCTCAAGGAACAGTTGATGACCGAACTGTCTACATGGATCGACGAACACCATCTGAAGCAGGCCGATGCCGCCGAGATCCTGAAGGTATCGCGCCCGCGCGTGTCGGACGTGGTCAACAAGAAGACCACCAAATTCACCATCGATACGCTGGTCGAAATGATGAGCCGGATCGGCAAGCCGGTCACGCTGGAGATCGGCTAAGGCGCTTCGCACCTGCCGTCGTCGCGCACCTCGAGTCTTTATCGCTGCACCCGGGCGGCTTACTTCGCGCCGCGCTGGTGCTGCCAGAGGACGTCGCTGCCGCCATCCACGCGATTCAACACGCGCGCCAGCACAAACAGCAGATCGGACAGGCGGTTCACGTATTGACGAGGCGCGGCATTAATTGCCTCGCTCTGGCCAAGCGCCACGATGGCGCGTTCGGCCCGGCGGCACACCGTCCGGCACACATGCGCAAGCGCCGCTGAACGCGAGCCGCCAGGCAAGATGAATTCCTTCAGCGGCGGTAACGTCGCGTTGTAGTCATCAAGCCAGCCGTCGAGCTGGGCAAGATGCTTGTCCGTGATTATCGTGTGGCCCGGAATGCAAAGTTCGCCGCCCAGATCGAACAGGTCGTGCTGGATGGCGGTCAGCGCCAGGCGCACGTTCTCAGGCAGGTTTTCGCACAGCAACACGCCGAGATTCGAGTTCAGTTCATCCACTTCGCCAATGGCTGTGATCCGCGCCTCGTCCTTGCGGACACGGCGGCCGTCGCCGAGACCCGTGGTGCCGTCGTCGCCCGTCCGGGTGGCAATCTTGCTCAAACGGTGACCCATGATATGTGCCGTCCTTTCAGTGTGGGATGCATCCGCGTGGCTGCCTGCCCGATGCCGATCCCGATATCGCGGCCATTATAGGTTCGGCCAGCCGGCGAGGTGCCGCGGTTCGGCGTAAAGCCCGGTGTTCGGCGTAAAATGAATCAGAAGCTACAGACGCCAAGCCCGTCTTCAGGAGACCCTTGTGAATCATCCCGCGCCGCCGGCACCCTTGCGCCGCCCCTTCCCCGCCGAACTCCTCACTTCGCTCAAATCCGCCTTTGGCGAGCGCGTTTCGATCGCCGAAGCCGTGCGCGCCCATCACGGCCGCGACGAATCGCCGTTCGATCCGCAATTGCCTGACGCCGTGGTTTTCGCGCGCAATACGGAAGAGGTGCAGGCCATTGTCAGATTATGCGGGCAGCACGACGTGCCGATCATTCCTTACGGCAACGGTTCGTCGCTGGAAGGGCATCTGCTGGCGGTACAGGGCGGCGTGTCGATCGATCTGTCGGAGATGAACCAGGTCCTGTCGATCAACGCGGAAGACCTTACCGTCACCGTCGAACCGGGCATCTCACGCAAGCAGCTCAACGAAGCGCTTCGCGACACGGGCCTGTTTTTCCCGATCGATCCCGGCGCGGATGCCAGTATCGGCGGTATGTCGGCAACGCGCGCCTCGGGTACGAACGCCGTGCGCTACGGCACGATGCGCGAGAACGTGCTCGGCCTCACCGTGGTGCTGGCTGACGGCCGCGTCATCAAGACCGGTACACGGGCACGGAAGTCGTCGGCGGGGTATGACCTGACGCGCCTTTTTGTGGGCTCGGAGGGCACGCTCGGCGTCATTACCGAAATCACCTTGCGGCTTTATCCGCAACCGGAAGCCGTCTCGGCGGCGGTGTGCACGTTTCCTTCGATGGGCGACGCCGTGCGTGCCGTCATCGAGACCATCCAGATGGGTGTGCCGATTGCACGCGTGGAATTCGTGGATTCGCTCGCCATCCGTTCGATCAACCGCCATTCGAATCTCACGCTGCGCGAGGCGCCCACGCTCTTCTTCGAATTCCACGGCACCGAATCCGGCGTGAAGGAACAGGCGGAAACGGTGCAGGAAATCACCGCGCAAAACGCCGGTGAAGGCTTCGAATGGGCCACCCGGCCGGAAGACCGCAGCCGTCTCTGGAACGCCCGGCACAACGCCTACTTCGCAATGTTGCAACTGAAGCCCGGCTGCCGCGCGGTCACCACTGACGTTTGCGTGCCAATCTCGCGGCTCGCGGAATGCGTGGTCGAAACGGAGCAGGACCTGTTGGCCTCGCCGCTACCCTGCCCGATCGTCGGCCATGTGGGCGACGGCAATTTCCACGTCGCGATCCTGATCGATCCGAACAAGCCCGAAGAACTCGCGGAAGCCGAGCGGCTCAACCAGCGCATCGTGCAGCGCGCATTGCGCATGGACGGCACCTGCACGGGCGAACACGGGGTCGGTTTGCACAAGATGGGCTTCCTGCTGGAAGAACACGGTGAGGTCGCCGTCGATACCATGCGTTCGATCAAGCATGCGCTCGACCCGCGTAACCTCATGAATCCCGGCAAGATTTTCGCGTGGGCCGCTTAGGGCATCGATAGATCACCCTATAGGCCGCCCCTGCTGGCACCTGTAATACCTCGCGCGGCAAAGCCGCGCGCCCGGCGCACCGGAGTACGAGGAGAGGAACCATGAATGCACCCGCCGAGCTGTCGGCCGAAGTGCTCGCGCAGCGCCAACGTGAGGTTGTGCAGGCACTGATGGCCGTGCTGCCGACCCATTGTCTGCTGTACCGCGAGGAAGACACCGTCGCCTACGAGTGCGACGGCCTGGCGGCATACCGCCGGCTGCCACTAGCAGTGGCGTTGCCGGAAACCGAATCGCAAGTGCAGCGAATCGTGCAGATCTGCCACCGGCTCGACGTGCCCATCGTCCCGCGCGGCGCGGGCACGGGGCTGTCGGGCGGCGCGATGCCGATCCGTCACGGTGTGGTGGTATCGCTGGCGCGCTTCCGCAAGATCGTGGAAGTAGACTCGTACGCGCGCACCGCGACCGCCCAGCCGGGCGTGCGCAATCTTGCAATCTCCGAGGCAGCCGCGCCCTACGGCCTTTACTACGCACCCGATCCGTCCTCGCAGATCGCCTGCACGATCGGCGGCAACGTCTCGGAAAATTCCGGCGGGGTGCATTGCCTCAAGTACGGCCTCACCGTGCACAACGTGCTGCGCGTGCGGGCCGTTACGATGGAAGGCGAAGTGGTCGAGTTCGGCTCGCTCGCCCCCGATGCGCCGGGGCTCGACCTGCTGGCCGTGATGATCGGCAGCGAAGGCATGTTCGCCATCGTCACCGAAATCACCGTCAAGCTGATCCCCAAGCCGCAGACCGCACAGGTCATCATGGCGAGTTTCGACGACGTGGTGAAAGGCGGAGATGCAGTCGCCGGCATCATTGCAGCGGGCATCATTCCGGCCGGACTGGAAATGATGGACAAACCCGCGACGCGCGCCGTCGAGGAGTTCGTCAAGGCCGGATACGATCTGGACGCTGCGGCGATTCTCCTATGCGAATCGGACGGCACGCCTGAAGAAGTGGCCGACGAAATCGTCCGCATGACGGCGGTGTTGCGCGAACAGGGCGCGACGCGCATCCAGATCTCCCGCTCCGAGCAGGAACGGCTACGCTTCTGGTCCGGACGCAAGAATGCGTTCCCGGCCGCGGGCCGCATCTCGCCCGATTACTACTGCATGGACGGCACCGTGCCGCGCCGCAGTATCGGACCGCTGCTCGCACGCATCGAAGCAATGGAAAAGAAGTATCAGTTGCGTTGCATGAACGTATTCCATGCCGGCGACGGCAACATGCACCCGCTGATCCTGTTCAACGGCAACGATATGGACGAGTGGCACCGGGCCGAAGCGTTCGGCAGCGACATCCTCGAAACCTGCGTCGAACTGGGCGGGACCGTGACGGGTGAGCATGGCGTGGGCATCGAAAAGATCAATTCGATGTGCGTGCAGTTCTCGCCCGAAGAGCGCGATGCGTTCCATGCGGTCAAGCGGGCTTTCGATCCGCCCGGCTTGCTGAACCCTGACAAAGGTATCCCGACGCGGGCACGCTGCGCCGAATACGGCAAGATGCACGTTCGCGGCGGGTTACTGCCGCACCCGGACCTGCCGCGGTTCTAAGGCTTCCGACAGACGGCGGGTGGCATCGGCAAGCGTGGAAGGCGCGGCGAGCGGACACGGAAACGCGTTCCCCGCAGGCCGCCTCGTTCGCCATTCCGGCCCCCGCCTCCGGACAACCCGCTAGGGGTCCGCTCCGGGTTGTCAGTCAGTCCCCGACCGGTACAATCGAGCAAAACACAACGACGCAGGACAACATGGAAGAGGACGACACCGTCGCCGCATGGTCCGAACGTATCCGTTCGGCCACCGCCGAAGGCCGACCGCTACGCATTCGCGGCGGTGGCACCAAGGACTGGTACGGGCAGACGCTGGAGGGAGACATCCTCGACACGCGCGCGCATCGCGGCATCATTTCCTATGATCCGGCCGAACTGGTCATCACGGCGCGTGCCGGCACGCCGTTGCTGGAGATCGAGGCCGCGCTGGCCGACCACGCCCAGATGCTTCCCTTCGAGCCACCCCATTTTGGCCCCAGCGCCACCCTCGGCGGCTGCATTGCGGCCGGAATCGCCGGGCCGCGCCGTCCATCGACAGGCGCGCCGCGCGACTTCGTGCTCGGCGCGGTCATCATGAACGGTCAGGGCCAGGTGCTGCACTTTGGCGGCCAGGTGGTGAAGAACGTGGCCGGCTACGATGTGTCGCGGCTGCTGGCCGGCTCACTCGGCACGCTTGGACTGATCCTCGAGCTGTCGATCAAGGTGCTGCCGCTGCAGCAGGCCGAAGCCACCCTCAAGTTCGACATGAACGGCACCGACGCGGTCCGCAAGCTCAACGAGTGGGGTGGCCGCCCGCTGCCGATCACGGCCAGCGCCTGGCGCCACGGCACGCTCGCCGTGCGCCTCGGCGGCGCCGAAGCGGCGGTCAAATCGGCGCGCTCGGCGCTCGGCGGCGAAGTCGTCGACGCGGTCGAGGCCGAACGTTTCTGGGCTGGTCTGCGTGAGCAAACGGATCCCTTCTTCGCGGCCATCGCGCCGAAGGCAGCGCTCTGGCGCCTCGCGCTGCCATCCATTACAGAGCCGCTGCAACTACCCGGCGCCCAGCTGATGGAATGGGGCGGCGGCCAGCGCTGGTGGATTACCGACACCGACGCGCAAACCGTACGCATCAGCGCCAAACAGGCCGGTGGCCACGCAACGATTTTCCGCACCGGGCAAAACTATGACCGCAGCGCCGGAGTGTTCACACCGCTGCCCGCACCGTTAATGAAAATCCACCGTGGCCTGAAGGCCGCTTTCGACCCAGCCCGCATTTTCAATCGCGGCCGGCTGTACCCCGACTTCTGAGCGCGCGATGCAAACCAACCTCGCCGACTTCATTCGCGACACCGCTGACGGCATCGAAGCAGAATCGATCCTGCGCAAGTGTGTGCATTGCGGTTTCTGCACGGCCACCTGCCCCACCTACCAGTTGCTCGGCGACGAGCTCGACGGCCCACGCGGACGCATCTATCTGATCAAGCAGATGGTCGAAGGCGCGGAGGTGACCCGTAGTACGCAAACGCATCTGGACCGCTGTCTGACCTGCCGCAACTGCGAGACCACTTGTCCGTCGGGCGTGCAGTACGGACGGCTGGTGGAAATCGGCCGCAAGATCACGGAAGAAAAGGTGACGAGGCCCTTCGGTCAACGGATGTTGCGGCGCGTGCTGGCGAGCGTCGTGCCGAATAGCGCACTGTTCACGCCGGCCATGCGGCTCGGCCAGCACGTGCGCGCGTTCCTGCCCAAGAAGCTGCGCGACAAGGTGCCGGCGCGCCAGCGGCCGCTCGAATGGCCGGCGAGGAAGCACGCGCGCAAGATGCTGATGCTCGCAGGATGTGTGCAGCCATCGATGATGCCGAACGTCAACATTGCCACGGCACGCGTGCTGGATGCGCTCGGTGTAGAGACGATCGTGGCCCCGGAAGCCGGCTGCTGTGGCGCGATCCGTCTGCATCTCGGCTACAACGACGAAGCACTCGACGATATCCGCGCCAATATCGACGCCTGGTGGCCGCATGTCGAAGAAGGCGCGGAGGCCATCGTGATGAACGCCTCCGGCTGCGGCGCGACCGTCAAGGAATACGGACATCTGCTGCGCGACGATCCGGCGTATGCCGGGAAAGCACAGCGCATCACGGAAATGACGCGTGATATCTCCGAAGTTCTGCCTGAGTTCGAGGAAGCGCTGGTCGCGGTGACGCGCCGCCGCTCCGTGCATACCGTAGCGTTCCACCCGCCCTGCACACTGCAGCACGGTCAGCAGTTGCGCGGCAAGGTCGAACACCTCCTTACTGCGCTCGGCATCGAAGTGCGCCTGCCGGCCGACAGCCATCTATGCTGCGGCTCGGCCGGCACGTATTCGTTGACGCAGCCTGCGCTGTCGTACGCGCTGCGCGACCAGAAACTGGAAAAGCTGCAGGCTCAGGAGCCACAGGTGATCGTATCGGCCAACGTCGGCTGTATCGCCCATCTGCAAAGCGGCACATCGACGCCGGTGGCGCACTGGATCGAACTGGTCGAGCATATGCTGTACGCGTGACGGGCAAAGTGGGGAGCGCGGGTCCGTATAATCGGGTATATCGTCTCTGCGCAGATTTCTTCTGACGTCTTCTCATGCCCGATCTCGATCACAACCTCGCCGCGGT
It encodes:
- the aroG gene encoding 3-deoxy-7-phosphoheptulonate synthase AroG, producing the protein MPPHNTDDVRIRELKELTPPAHLIREFACEESVSELIYHSRQSMHRILHGMEDRLIVIIGPCSIHDTKAALEYAGRLVEQRKRFAGELEIVMRVYFEKPRTTVGWKGLINDPHMDNSFKINDGLRTARELLLRINELGLPAGTEYLDMISPQYIADLISWGAIGARTTESQVHRELASGLSCPVGFKNGTDGNVKIAVDAIKAASQPHHFLSVTKGGHSAIVSTAGNEDCHIILRGGKTPNYDADSVNGACADIGKAGLAARLMIDASHANSSKKHENQIPVCADIGRQIAGGDERIIGVMVESHLVAGRQDLKEGCELTYGQSVTDACIGWDESLGVLEGLAEAVKQRRVARGSGN
- a CDS encoding type II toxin-antitoxin system RelE/ParE family toxin, with protein sequence MQWDKEISWMGSSFDDLLAFPDEARRKAGFQLSKVQAGLDPDDWKPFAIVGSGTREIRISEANGIYRVMYVTKFVEAIYVLHCFQKQSEVTSRHDRGIAEARYRAVINETRTYQ
- a CDS encoding helix-turn-helix domain-containing protein; amino-acid sequence: MTIDTKIRHVTKPGANLFLELGFPAEEAAQLHAVSQKEINDTRLLKEQLMTELSTWIDEHHLKQADAAEILKVSRPRVSDVVNKKTTKFTIDTLVEMMSRIGKPVTLEIG
- a CDS encoding cob(I)yrinic acid a,c-diamide adenosyltransferase, coding for MGHRLSKIATRTGDDGTTGLGDGRRVRKDEARITAIGEVDELNSNLGVLLCENLPENVRLALTAIQHDLFDLGGELCIPGHTIITDKHLAQLDGWLDDYNATLPPLKEFILPGGSRSAALAHVCRTVCRRAERAIVALGQSEAINAAPRQYVNRLSDLLFVLARVLNRVDGGSDVLWQHQRGAK
- a CDS encoding FAD-binding oxidoreductase, translating into MNHPAPPAPLRRPFPAELLTSLKSAFGERVSIAEAVRAHHGRDESPFDPQLPDAVVFARNTEEVQAIVRLCGQHDVPIIPYGNGSSLEGHLLAVQGGVSIDLSEMNQVLSINAEDLTVTVEPGISRKQLNEALRDTGLFFPIDPGADASIGGMSATRASGTNAVRYGTMRENVLGLTVVLADGRVIKTGTRARKSSAGYDLTRLFVGSEGTLGVITEITLRLYPQPEAVSAAVCTFPSMGDAVRAVIETIQMGVPIARVEFVDSLAIRSINRHSNLTLREAPTLFFEFHGTESGVKEQAETVQEITAQNAGEGFEWATRPEDRSRLWNARHNAYFAMLQLKPGCRAVTTDVCVPISRLAECVVETEQDLLASPLPCPIVGHVGDGNFHVAILIDPNKPEELAEAERLNQRIVQRALRMDGTCTGEHGVGLHKMGFLLEEHGEVAVDTMRSIKHALDPRNLMNPGKIFAWAA
- a CDS encoding FAD-linked oxidase C-terminal domain-containing protein, producing MNAPAELSAEVLAQRQREVVQALMAVLPTHCLLYREEDTVAYECDGLAAYRRLPLAVALPETESQVQRIVQICHRLDVPIVPRGAGTGLSGGAMPIRHGVVVSLARFRKIVEVDSYARTATAQPGVRNLAISEAAAPYGLYYAPDPSSQIACTIGGNVSENSGGVHCLKYGLTVHNVLRVRAVTMEGEVVEFGSLAPDAPGLDLLAVMIGSEGMFAIVTEITVKLIPKPQTAQVIMASFDDVVKGGDAVAGIIAAGIIPAGLEMMDKPATRAVEEFVKAGYDLDAAAILLCESDGTPEEVADEIVRMTAVLREQGATRIQISRSEQERLRFWSGRKNAFPAAGRISPDYYCMDGTVPRRSIGPLLARIEAMEKKYQLRCMNVFHAGDGNMHPLILFNGNDMDEWHRAEAFGSDILETCVELGGTVTGEHGVGIEKINSMCVQFSPEERDAFHAVKRAFDPPGLLNPDKGIPTRARCAEYGKMHVRGGLLPHPDLPRF
- the glcE gene encoding glycolate oxidase subunit GlcE, coding for MEEDDTVAAWSERIRSATAEGRPLRIRGGGTKDWYGQTLEGDILDTRAHRGIISYDPAELVITARAGTPLLEIEAALADHAQMLPFEPPHFGPSATLGGCIAAGIAGPRRPSTGAPRDFVLGAVIMNGQGQVLHFGGQVVKNVAGYDVSRLLAGSLGTLGLILELSIKVLPLQQAEATLKFDMNGTDAVRKLNEWGGRPLPITASAWRHGTLAVRLGGAEAAVKSARSALGGEVVDAVEAERFWAGLREQTDPFFAAIAPKAALWRLALPSITEPLQLPGAQLMEWGGGQRWWITDTDAQTVRISAKQAGGHATIFRTGQNYDRSAGVFTPLPAPLMKIHRGLKAAFDPARIFNRGRLYPDF
- the glcF gene encoding glycolate oxidase subunit GlcF produces the protein MQTNLADFIRDTADGIEAESILRKCVHCGFCTATCPTYQLLGDELDGPRGRIYLIKQMVEGAEVTRSTQTHLDRCLTCRNCETTCPSGVQYGRLVEIGRKITEEKVTRPFGQRMLRRVLASVVPNSALFTPAMRLGQHVRAFLPKKLRDKVPARQRPLEWPARKHARKMLMLAGCVQPSMMPNVNIATARVLDALGVETIVAPEAGCCGAIRLHLGYNDEALDDIRANIDAWWPHVEEGAEAIVMNASGCGATVKEYGHLLRDDPAYAGKAQRITEMTRDISEVLPEFEEALVAVTRRRSVHTVAFHPPCTLQHGQQLRGKVEHLLTALGIEVRLPADSHLCCGSAGTYSLTQPALSYALRDQKLEKLQAQEPQVIVSANVGCIAHLQSGTSTPVAHWIELVEHMLYA